The following coding sequences lie in one Micromonospora sp. R77 genomic window:
- a CDS encoding glycosyltransferase produces MSGFVPRQRGAVPYVLAVVGTDVHRFDRLVEWLERWHAGRSDAVRLVLQYGHSRPPRLPEATPFLGHEELQRAMAEATLVVSHGGPATITEARRTGHLPIVVPRNPAHDEHVDNHQQLFSRRLGAAGLVRLCESETELVAALDEGVADPSRFVLAADPDRPDPRAEAVARVGQVVDDLVARRVRQRAGGRRG; encoded by the coding sequence GTGAGCGGGTTCGTGCCCCGGCAGCGCGGCGCGGTGCCGTACGTGCTGGCCGTGGTCGGCACCGACGTGCACCGGTTCGACCGGCTGGTGGAGTGGCTGGAGCGCTGGCACGCCGGCCGCTCCGACGCCGTCCGCCTGGTGCTCCAGTACGGCCACAGCCGCCCTCCGCGACTGCCCGAGGCCACCCCGTTCCTCGGCCACGAGGAACTCCAGCGGGCGATGGCCGAGGCCACGCTCGTGGTCAGCCACGGCGGCCCGGCGACCATCACCGAGGCCCGTCGTACCGGACACCTGCCGATCGTGGTGCCCCGGAACCCGGCGCACGACGAGCACGTCGACAACCACCAGCAGCTCTTCTCCCGCCGGCTCGGCGCGGCCGGCCTGGTCCGGCTCTGCGAGTCCGAGACCGAGCTGGTGGCCGCCCTCGACGAGGGGGTGGCCGACCCGTCGCGCTTCGTGCTCGCCGCCGACCCGGACCGCCCGGACCCGCGTGCCGAGGCGGTGGCCCGGGTCGGGCAGGTGGTCGACGACCTGGTGGCCCGCCGGGTACGCCAGCGCGCCGGTGGGCGGCGAGGATGA
- a CDS encoding UDP-N-acetylglucosamine transferase subunit ALG14: MVGGSTEDSGQILLVGSSGGHLAQLLALESWYRDRRRAWVTFDTPDARSLLDGEDVVWAYHPTTRNVRNLIRNAFLAFRVLRGRRVDAVVTTGAGVAVPFVVAARLRRVPTVYIEVYDRIDSATLTARLCRPFLSAMLVQWEEQRRMYPEATVVGNLL; this comes from the coding sequence TTGGTGGGCGGGTCAACCGAGGACTCGGGGCAGATCCTGCTGGTCGGATCCAGCGGCGGGCATCTCGCCCAGCTCCTGGCGCTGGAGTCCTGGTACCGGGACCGGCGTCGGGCGTGGGTGACGTTCGACACGCCGGACGCCCGGTCGCTGCTCGACGGCGAGGACGTGGTGTGGGCCTACCACCCCACCACCCGCAACGTCCGCAACCTGATCCGCAACGCCTTCCTGGCGTTCCGGGTGCTGCGCGGCCGTCGGGTGGACGCGGTGGTCACCACCGGCGCGGGGGTCGCCGTGCCGTTCGTCGTCGCGGCCCGGCTGCGCCGCGTCCCGACCGTCTACATCGAGGTGTACGACCGGATCGACAGCGCGACGCTGACCGCCCGGCTCTGCCGCCCGTTCCTCTCCGCGATGCTCGTGCAGTGGGAGGAGCAGCGCCGGATGTACCCGGAGGCGACCGTCGTGGGGAATCTCCTGTGA
- a CDS encoding rhomboid family intramembrane serine protease → MTERSGPAGDTTGGSVPTTPVCYRHPDRETYVRCTRCNRPICPECMRDASVGHQCPECVSEGRRGVRPARTAFGGGAAGRHGYVTKVLIALNVLMMVLSIASDRGGDAAAGGSGFGGLMGGSTPLTDWGSVLAYATYTEGGPLHGVAAGEWYRLVTAMFLHYGVVHLLLNMWALWVLGRTLEAVLGPLRFLALYLLAGLGGNVAVYLFSAPNSTSAGASTAIFGLFAAIFVIMRRLGRDTSSIVPILVINLIFTFTVPGISIAGHLGGLVIGAVMALVLAYAPRMRRTVFQAAGSAIVLVALVGLALVRTGMLTGG, encoded by the coding sequence ATGACTGAGCGCTCCGGGCCGGCAGGCGACACCACCGGTGGGTCGGTGCCGACCACTCCGGTCTGCTACCGCCACCCCGACCGGGAGACGTACGTCCGCTGCACCCGGTGCAACCGGCCGATCTGCCCGGAATGCATGCGGGACGCGTCGGTCGGGCACCAGTGCCCGGAGTGTGTGAGCGAGGGACGCCGTGGCGTGCGGCCGGCGCGTACCGCCTTCGGTGGCGGTGCCGCCGGCCGGCACGGCTATGTGACCAAGGTCCTGATCGCGCTGAACGTGCTGATGATGGTCCTCTCCATCGCCTCGGACCGGGGCGGGGACGCGGCGGCCGGCGGCTCCGGCTTCGGCGGGCTGATGGGCGGCAGCACCCCGCTGACCGACTGGGGTTCGGTGCTGGCCTACGCCACGTACACCGAGGGTGGGCCGCTGCACGGGGTCGCGGCCGGTGAGTGGTACCGCCTGGTCACCGCGATGTTCCTGCACTACGGCGTGGTCCACCTGCTGCTCAACATGTGGGCGCTCTGGGTGCTCGGCCGGACCCTGGAGGCGGTGCTCGGTCCGCTGCGTTTCCTGGCGCTCTATCTGCTCGCCGGGCTCGGCGGCAACGTCGCGGTCTATCTGTTCAGCGCGCCCAACAGCACGTCGGCCGGCGCGTCGACGGCCATCTTCGGCCTCTTCGCGGCCATCTTCGTGATCATGCGCCGGCTGGGCCGGGACACCTCGTCGATCGTGCCGATCCTGGTGATCAACCTGATCTTCACCTTCACCGTGCCGGGCATCTCCATCGCCGGTCACCTGGGCGGCCTGGTAATCGGTGCGGTGATGGCGCTGGTGCTGGCGTACGCCCCGCGGATGCGGCGGACCGTCTTCCAGGCCGCCGGCAGCGCGATCGTGCTGGTGGCGCTGGTCGGGCTGGCCCTGGTCCGCACCGGGATGCTGACCGGCGGCTGA
- a CDS encoding PH domain-containing protein translates to MHPSPNRQWRVPRVLPVAKLIGAALLVALGLLLADGDPVRPVVAGVVAALLAGWAARDLVAPVRLAVDPGGITVAHGFAGRRRLPWSQVEAITVARRSHRGLTSETLEIDAGESLHLFGRYDLDAPLDEVAGTLHAARDAAR, encoded by the coding sequence GTGCATCCATCCCCGAACCGGCAGTGGCGGGTCCCGAGGGTCCTGCCCGTCGCGAAGCTGATCGGTGCGGCGTTGCTGGTCGCGCTCGGACTGCTCCTCGCCGACGGCGACCCGGTCCGGCCGGTGGTGGCCGGGGTCGTCGCCGCACTCCTGGCCGGCTGGGCGGCACGCGACCTGGTCGCCCCGGTCCGGCTGGCCGTCGATCCCGGCGGGATCACGGTGGCGCACGGTTTCGCCGGGCGTCGTCGCCTGCCCTGGTCGCAGGTCGAGGCGATCACCGTGGCACGCCGGTCCCACCGGGGGCTGACCAGCGAGACGCTGGAGATCGACGCGGGCGAGTCGCTGCACCTCTTCGGCCGGTACGACCTGGACGCGCCGCTCGACGAGGTGGCCGGGACACTGCACGCCGCCCGGGACGCCGCCCGCTGA
- a CDS encoding glycosyltransferase family 2 protein, whose amino-acid sequence MSGPSISVVVPTRDRPELLRAALDAILSQAHPGPIEAIVVYDQSEPDRSLETDHGDRRVRVITNTHTPGLAGARNTGIEAATGDLVAFCDDDDEWLPGKLAAQLGALDVHPDGALVSCGIRVSYDDRTVDRSLDRSRVSLEALLRDRLTELHPSTFLIRRAALLDAIGLVDEQIPGSYAEDYEFLLRAARYAPLVNVDAPYVLVRWHKRSYFAQRWETISTALQWLLRRYPEFATVPHGEARVAGQIAFAQAAMGNRRDAVRWARRTLARNPREPRAYLALAVASRAVHADRVLRTLHKRGRGI is encoded by the coding sequence GTGAGTGGTCCGAGCATCTCCGTCGTCGTGCCGACGCGGGACCGTCCGGAGTTGCTGCGGGCGGCACTCGACGCCATCCTCAGCCAGGCGCACCCGGGCCCGATCGAGGCGATCGTGGTCTATGACCAGTCGGAGCCGGACCGGTCGCTGGAGACCGATCACGGTGACCGGCGGGTCCGGGTCATCACCAACACCCACACGCCCGGGCTGGCCGGGGCCCGCAACACCGGCATCGAGGCGGCGACCGGTGACCTGGTCGCGTTCTGCGACGACGACGACGAGTGGCTGCCCGGCAAGCTCGCGGCCCAGCTCGGCGCGCTCGACGTGCACCCGGACGGCGCCCTGGTGAGTTGCGGCATCCGGGTCAGCTACGACGACCGGACGGTGGACCGGTCGCTGGACCGGTCCCGGGTGTCACTGGAGGCGTTGCTGCGGGACCGGCTGACCGAGCTGCACCCGTCGACGTTCCTGATCCGGCGGGCCGCCCTGCTCGACGCGATCGGCCTGGTCGACGAGCAGATCCCGGGCAGCTACGCCGAGGACTACGAGTTCCTGCTCCGCGCCGCCCGGTACGCTCCACTGGTCAACGTGGACGCGCCGTACGTGCTGGTCCGCTGGCACAAGCGGTCGTACTTCGCGCAGCGCTGGGAGACCATCTCGACCGCGCTGCAGTGGCTGCTGCGGCGCTACCCGGAGTTCGCCACGGTGCCGCACGGCGAGGCCCGGGTGGCCGGTCAGATCGCGTTCGCCCAGGCGGCCATGGGCAACCGCCGCGACGCGGTCCGCTGGGCCCGGCGCACCCTGGCCCGTAACCCGCGCGAGCCGCGGGCCTACCTGGCGCTGGCGGTGGCCAGCCGGGCGGTGCACGCCGACCGGGTGCTGCGCACGCTGCACAAGCGCGGCCGGGGCATCTGA
- a CDS encoding peptidylprolyl isomerase, giving the protein MAEAVYATLHTNAGPIRLELFPNHAPKTVRNFVDLAEGTKEYTDPRTGQPGNGPYYDGTISHRVISGFMIQMGDPTGTGRGGPGYTFADEFHPELRFDRPYLLAMANAGPGTNGSQFFITVSPTPHLNNRHTIFGEVADEASRKVVDQIANTPTGPSDRPRQDVVIERVEIERKPV; this is encoded by the coding sequence GTGGCCGAGGCTGTCTACGCCACCTTGCACACCAACGCTGGCCCGATCCGGCTGGAGCTCTTCCCGAACCACGCGCCGAAGACCGTCCGCAACTTCGTCGACCTGGCCGAGGGCACCAAGGAGTACACCGACCCGCGCACCGGTCAGCCGGGCAACGGGCCGTACTACGACGGCACCATCTCGCACCGGGTGATCAGCGGCTTCATGATCCAGATGGGCGACCCGACCGGCACCGGTCGCGGCGGGCCGGGCTACACGTTCGCCGACGAGTTCCACCCGGAGCTGCGTTTCGACCGGCCGTACCTGCTCGCGATGGCGAACGCCGGGCCGGGCACCAACGGCTCGCAGTTCTTCATCACGGTCTCGCCGACGCCGCACCTGAACAACCGGCACACCATCTTCGGTGAGGTGGCCGACGAGGCGTCGCGGAAGGTCGTGGACCAGATCGCGAACACCCCGACCGGCCCGAGCGACCGGCCGCGCCAGGACGTGGTGATCGAGCGCGTCGAGATCGAGCGCAAGCCGGTCTGA
- a CDS encoding 3'(2'),5'-bisphosphate nucleotidase CysQ: MAHVTQDGTGQLDDQAFAEWLAGEAGAALTALRARQGFADPAALKDAGDRASHELMTAALARWRPADAVLSEEEADARRAWAAGEGDAPARLTADRVWIIDPLDGTREFSETGRTDWAVHVALWQRSAGPDGALVAGAVGMPARTTPDGAPLVLGTGCPTPPAVDGPLRIAVSRSRPPAFVGELVELLGARTVPMGSAGVKVCAVVTGEVDAYVHAGGQYEWDSAAPVAVALGAGMHACRVDGSPLRYNRADPRLPDLVVCRPEVASQLLDAIARTGVKLPASAVTGSTGQAFG, from the coding sequence GTGGCGCACGTGACCCAGGACGGAACCGGTCAGCTCGACGACCAGGCCTTCGCGGAATGGCTGGCCGGGGAGGCGGGCGCGGCGTTGACCGCCCTGCGGGCCCGGCAGGGCTTCGCGGACCCGGCCGCCCTCAAGGACGCCGGTGACCGCGCCTCGCACGAGCTGATGACCGCCGCGCTCGCCCGCTGGCGCCCGGCGGACGCGGTCCTCTCCGAGGAGGAGGCCGACGCCCGGCGTGCGTGGGCCGCCGGGGAGGGCGACGCCCCCGCCCGGCTCACCGCCGACCGGGTCTGGATCATCGACCCGCTCGACGGCACCCGGGAGTTCTCCGAGACCGGGCGGACCGACTGGGCGGTGCACGTCGCCCTCTGGCAGCGGTCGGCCGGCCCGGACGGTGCGCTGGTGGCGGGCGCGGTCGGCATGCCGGCACGGACCACGCCGGACGGTGCGCCGCTGGTCCTCGGCACCGGCTGCCCGACCCCGCCGGCCGTGGACGGGCCACTGCGCATCGCGGTCAGCCGCAGCCGTCCGCCGGCCTTCGTCGGCGAGCTGGTCGAACTGCTCGGCGCGCGTACCGTGCCGATGGGCTCCGCCGGGGTGAAGGTCTGCGCCGTGGTGACCGGCGAGGTCGACGCGTACGTCCACGCCGGCGGCCAGTACGAGTGGGACTCGGCGGCCCCGGTCGCCGTCGCGCTGGGCGCCGGGATGCACGCGTGCCGGGTCGACGGCTCGCCGCTGCGCTACAACCGCGCCGATCCCCGCCTGCCGGATCTGGTGGTCTGCCGCCCCGAAGTGGCCAGCCAACTGCTCGACGCGATCGCCCGTACCGGGGTCAAGTTGCCCGCTTCGGCCGTCACCGGCAGCACCGGTCAGGCGTTCGGTTGA
- a CDS encoding PLP-dependent aminotransferase family protein → MTAEQLISFARGAPSLDIVDVEGLKAAAVRAFDADPAGVTAYGTSVGYPPLRKWIAEKHGVEADQVLITNGSLQADAFLFDHLVRRGDAVVVERPTYDRTLLNLQKMGGEIHGVSIQPDGLDTAELRKLLESGVRPRLAHVIPNYQNPAGVTLSLEKRRELLDLAAEYEFTIFEDDPYADIRFRGEPLPSMLSMDTRGVVVHASSFTKTVCPGVRVGYLVGPTDLIANIAKKATNLYISPGMVSEAIVHQFCVSGDIQRSIRTVSTALGERARVLAESLRRHLPEARFVEPDGGYFLWVELPEDVEVDRVAPAAAERGVAVVKGSDFVLEGGRHALRLAFSAVTADRIDEGVRRLAEAVEAVRG, encoded by the coding sequence ATGACCGCCGAGCAGCTGATCTCCTTCGCCCGTGGCGCTCCCTCGCTGGACATCGTCGATGTCGAGGGGCTCAAGGCCGCCGCCGTCCGCGCGTTCGACGCCGACCCCGCCGGGGTCACCGCGTACGGCACCTCCGTCGGTTACCCGCCCCTGCGGAAGTGGATCGCCGAGAAGCACGGCGTCGAGGCCGACCAGGTGCTGATCACCAACGGTTCGCTCCAGGCCGACGCCTTTCTCTTCGACCACCTGGTGCGGCGCGGGGACGCGGTGGTGGTCGAGCGCCCGACGTACGACCGGACGCTGCTCAACCTGCAGAAGATGGGCGGCGAGATCCACGGCGTGTCGATCCAGCCGGACGGTCTGGACACCGCCGAGCTGCGCAAGCTGCTGGAGTCCGGGGTGCGTCCCCGGCTGGCCCACGTCATCCCGAACTACCAGAACCCGGCCGGCGTGACGCTCTCCCTGGAGAAGCGCCGGGAGCTGCTGGACCTCGCCGCCGAGTACGAGTTCACGATCTTCGAGGACGACCCGTACGCGGACATCCGGTTCCGGGGCGAGCCGCTGCCGTCGATGCTGTCGATGGACACCCGGGGCGTGGTGGTGCACGCGTCCAGCTTCACCAAGACGGTCTGCCCGGGGGTCCGGGTGGGCTATCTGGTCGGCCCGACCGACCTGATCGCCAACATTGCGAAGAAGGCGACGAACCTCTACATCTCGCCGGGCATGGTCTCCGAGGCGATCGTGCACCAGTTCTGCGTCTCCGGTGACATCCAGCGCTCGATCCGGACGGTCTCGACGGCGCTCGGCGAGCGGGCCCGGGTGCTGGCGGAGTCGCTGCGCCGGCACCTCCCGGAGGCCCGGTTCGTGGAGCCGGACGGTGGCTACTTCCTCTGGGTGGAGCTGCCGGAGGACGTCGAGGTGGACCGGGTGGCGCCGGCCGCGGCGGAGCGGGGCGTGGCCGTGGTGAAGGGGAGCGACTTCGTCCTGGAGGGCGGCCGGCACGCGCTGCGGCTGGCGTTCTCCGCGGTGACCGCGGACCGGATCGACGAGGGCGTCCGGCGGTTGGCCGAGGCGGTCGAGGCCGTCCGAGGCTGA
- a CDS encoding acetyl-CoA C-acyltransferase — MSDAVIVGAVRTPVGRRKGSLAGVHPVDLSAHVLRALAERTGIDPELVDDVVWGCVSQVGEQSWNIARNAVLAAGWPESVPGTTLDRQCGSSQQALHFAAATVLSGQADLVVAGGVESMTRVPMGSSVAGGMPFSDAILERYRGVEGVAADSPLPFNQGVGAELIAQRWHFSRTQLDEFALASHEKAAAAQDAGAFDPELAPVALADGGKFAADEGIRRDTTLAKLGELKTPFREDGVVTAGSASQISDGAAALAVTTSEWASRHGLRPLARVHTAVVAADDPVVMLTAPIPATAKALRRAGLGIEEIGVYEVNEAFAPVPLAWLAETEADPERLNPRGGAIALGHPLGGSGARIMTTMLQHMRDNGIRYGLQTMCEGGGMANATIVELL, encoded by the coding sequence ATGAGTGACGCGGTCATCGTCGGTGCGGTACGGACCCCGGTCGGGCGGCGCAAGGGCAGCCTCGCCGGCGTCCACCCGGTCGATCTCTCGGCGCACGTGCTGCGTGCCCTCGCCGAGCGGACGGGCATCGACCCCGAGCTGGTCGACGACGTGGTCTGGGGTTGCGTGTCGCAGGTCGGCGAGCAGTCCTGGAACATCGCCCGTAACGCCGTGCTCGCCGCCGGCTGGCCCGAGTCGGTCCCCGGCACCACCCTCGACCGGCAGTGCGGGTCGAGCCAGCAGGCGCTGCACTTCGCCGCCGCCACCGTGCTCTCCGGCCAGGCCGACCTGGTGGTGGCCGGGGGCGTCGAGTCGATGACCCGGGTGCCGATGGGTTCCAGCGTGGCCGGTGGCATGCCGTTCAGCGACGCGATCCTGGAGCGTTACCGGGGCGTCGAGGGGGTCGCCGCTGACTCCCCGCTCCCCTTCAACCAGGGCGTCGGGGCCGAGCTGATCGCCCAGCGGTGGCACTTCTCCCGCACCCAGCTCGACGAGTTCGCGCTGGCCAGCCACGAGAAGGCGGCCGCCGCGCAGGACGCCGGGGCGTTCGACCCGGAGCTGGCCCCGGTGGCGCTGGCCGACGGCGGCAAGTTCGCCGCCGACGAGGGCATCCGCCGGGACACCACGCTGGCCAAGCTGGGCGAGCTGAAGACCCCGTTCCGGGAGGACGGGGTGGTCACCGCCGGGTCCGCGTCGCAGATCTCCGACGGCGCCGCGGCGCTCGCCGTCACCACCAGCGAGTGGGCCAGCCGGCACGGGCTGCGCCCGCTGGCCCGGGTGCACACCGCCGTGGTCGCCGCCGACGACCCGGTGGTCATGCTCACCGCCCCCATCCCGGCCACCGCCAAGGCGCTGCGCCGCGCGGGGCTGGGCATCGAGGAGATCGGGGTGTACGAGGTGAACGAGGCGTTCGCCCCGGTGCCGCTGGCCTGGCTGGCGGAGACCGAGGCGGACCCGGAGCGGTTGAACCCGCGCGGCGGGGCGATCGCCCTGGGCCACCCGCTCGGCGGCTCCGGCGCCCGGATCATGACCACGATGCTCCAGCACATGCGGGACAACGGCATCCGTTACGGCCTGCAGACCATGTGCGAGGGCGGCGGCATGGCCAACGCCACCATCGTCGAGCTGCTCTGA
- the corA gene encoding magnesium/cobalt transporter CorA encodes MTDRTERDRSTGQDGNRMVRPRPWAAPVRAMSRILNADGSPRTPAPAGPGRSGVVDCGLYVNGERQPGDWHYADALEAARRERNAFVWLGLHEPELTEMTAIADTFGLHELAVEDAVKAQQRPKLERFGEVTFLVLRTARYCEHAELTENSEVVETGQVMLFIGPNFLISVRHGDACRLAPVRADLEAKRDLLLHGPWAVAYAVTDRVVDLYLEVADQLEDDLDVLEADVFDRQGNGRIQRIYQMKRELVEFKRAVMPLQRPLLTLTAQVNREVPQEVRRYFRDVQDHLSRTVEQVNSYDDLLNSILQARLAQVTVDQNDDMRKIAAWAAIGAVWTAIAGIYGMNFKNMPELGWTYGYPGVWAVNLGLSFLLYRWFRRNGWL; translated from the coding sequence ATGACGGACCGGACGGAACGCGACCGATCCACCGGGCAGGACGGCAACCGGATGGTCAGGCCGCGCCCCTGGGCGGCCCCGGTGCGCGCCATGTCGCGGATCCTCAACGCCGACGGCTCGCCGCGCACCCCCGCGCCGGCCGGTCCGGGACGCAGCGGGGTGGTCGACTGCGGCCTCTATGTCAACGGTGAGCGTCAGCCCGGCGACTGGCACTACGCCGACGCGCTGGAGGCGGCCCGCCGGGAGCGCAACGCGTTCGTCTGGCTGGGGTTGCACGAGCCCGAACTGACCGAGATGACCGCCATCGCCGACACCTTCGGGCTGCACGAGCTGGCCGTCGAGGACGCCGTCAAGGCCCAGCAGCGGCCCAAGCTGGAGCGCTTCGGCGAGGTGACCTTCCTGGTCCTGCGCACCGCCCGGTACTGCGAGCACGCCGAGCTGACCGAGAACTCCGAGGTGGTGGAGACCGGCCAGGTGATGCTCTTCATCGGGCCGAACTTCCTGATCAGCGTCCGGCACGGCGACGCCTGCCGGCTCGCCCCGGTCCGTGCCGACCTGGAGGCCAAGCGCGACCTGCTGCTGCACGGTCCCTGGGCGGTCGCGTACGCGGTCACCGACCGGGTGGTCGACCTCTATCTGGAGGTCGCCGACCAGTTGGAGGACGACCTCGACGTGCTGGAGGCGGACGTCTTCGACCGGCAGGGCAACGGCCGGATCCAGCGGATCTACCAGATGAAGCGGGAGCTGGTGGAGTTCAAGCGCGCGGTGATGCCGTTGCAGCGCCCGTTGCTGACGCTCACCGCGCAGGTCAACCGGGAGGTGCCGCAGGAGGTACGGCGCTACTTCCGCGACGTGCAGGACCACCTGAGCCGCACCGTCGAGCAGGTGAACTCCTACGACGACCTGCTCAACTCGATCCTCCAGGCGCGGCTGGCCCAGGTCACCGTCGACCAGAACGACGACATGCGCAAGATCGCCGCCTGGGCCGCGATCGGCGCGGTGTGGACCGCGATCGCCGGCATCTACGGCATGAACTTCAAGAACATGCCGGAGTTGGGCTGGACGTACGGCTATCCGGGGGTGTGGGCCGTGAACCTGGGCCTGTCCTTCCTCCTCTACCGCTGGTTCCGCCGCAACGGCTGGCTCTGA
- a CDS encoding sulfotransferase: MTPDLPPDLPRVLFVGGLGRSGSTLLELLLAQSPDVCAVGEVVHLWERALGADERCGCGERFTACPFWQQVGERAFGGWSSVDRDETLALKDRVDRTRHIPRLAKGSLGDAELADVRRYADLYTRIYRAATEVTGARVVVDSSKHASLAFALRWAEGLDLRVLHLVRDSRAVAYSWGKQVRRPEVVDGEDFMPTFSPFEVSKLWTAQNAAFHLLASRASVLRLRYEDFTADPAGTVRRLREFAGLPDDPEALRILTDPPAEPVRAHSIAGNPLRFSGGPLQVRRDEAWRSRLPRRSRAMVSLATLPFRVRYGYLGQQGTTPQSRTEETQ; encoded by the coding sequence ATGACCCCGGACCTGCCGCCCGACCTGCCCCGGGTGCTCTTCGTCGGCGGGCTCGGCCGGAGCGGCTCCACCCTGCTGGAACTGCTCCTCGCCCAGAGCCCGGACGTCTGCGCGGTCGGCGAGGTGGTGCACCTGTGGGAGCGGGCGCTCGGCGCCGACGAGCGGTGCGGCTGCGGCGAACGCTTCACCGCCTGTCCGTTCTGGCAGCAGGTCGGTGAGCGCGCCTTCGGCGGCTGGTCGAGCGTGGACCGGGACGAGACGCTGGCGCTGAAGGACCGGGTCGACCGGACCCGGCACATCCCCCGGCTGGCCAAGGGCTCGCTCGGCGACGCCGAACTCGCCGACGTCCGCCGGTACGCCGATCTCTACACCCGCATCTACCGGGCGGCGACCGAGGTGACCGGTGCCCGGGTGGTGGTCGACTCCAGCAAGCACGCCTCGCTGGCCTTCGCGCTGCGCTGGGCCGAGGGGCTGGACCTGCGGGTGCTGCACCTGGTGCGGGACAGCCGTGCGGTGGCGTACTCCTGGGGCAAGCAGGTCCGGCGGCCCGAGGTGGTCGACGGCGAGGACTTCATGCCCACCTTCTCGCCGTTCGAGGTGAGCAAGCTGTGGACGGCGCAGAACGCCGCGTTCCACCTGCTGGCCTCCCGCGCGTCGGTGCTCCGGCTGCGCTACGAGGACTTCACCGCGGACCCGGCCGGCACGGTCCGCCGGCTCCGCGAGTTCGCCGGGCTGCCGGACGACCCGGAGGCGCTGCGGATCCTCACCGATCCGCCGGCGGAGCCGGTCCGCGCGCACAGCATCGCCGGTAACCCGCTGCGGTTCAGCGGCGGCCCGCTGCAGGTACGCCGGGACGAGGCCTGGCGGTCCCGGCTGCCCCGCCGCAGCCGCGCCATGGTCAGCCTGGCCACCCTCCCGTTCCGGGTCCGCTACGGCTACCTGGGCCAGCAGGGAACGACCCCGCAGTCGCGAACCGAGGAGACACAGTGA